Proteins encoded within one genomic window of Cellulomonas xiejunii:
- a CDS encoding phosphotransferase enzyme family protein, producing MTTFPGVRPEQQAAVERWFPGATLVADHSWDVPGRSVLRLRHEGRDVVVKAGRPDDHHMARETWAHREVVAPLAEQGLAPRLLHADPGLQLLATAFLPGVLVEGTPAEHEPDVYRQAGRILALLHAVGTQEPGDHEQRTDARTLAWLDGEHRIAPEVAERVRAELAHPVPPRPLVPTHGDWQPRNWLVDEHGRVSVIDFGRAAWRPAATDLGRLHAQQFRGRPDLEAAFLDGYGTDPREPRSWQRDLLREAVGTAAWAYLVGDEAFEQQGHRMIADALAGLP from the coding sequence ATGACGACGTTCCCCGGCGTGCGGCCCGAGCAGCAGGCGGCGGTCGAGCGGTGGTTCCCCGGCGCCACCCTCGTCGCCGACCACAGCTGGGACGTGCCCGGACGGTCCGTGCTCCGGCTGCGCCACGAGGGACGCGACGTCGTCGTGAAGGCGGGGCGGCCGGACGACCACCACATGGCCCGTGAGACGTGGGCGCACCGCGAGGTCGTCGCGCCGCTGGCGGAGCAGGGGCTGGCACCTCGGCTGCTGCACGCCGACCCCGGGCTCCAGCTGCTCGCGACGGCCTTCCTGCCCGGCGTGCTCGTCGAGGGGACGCCTGCCGAGCACGAGCCGGACGTCTACCGGCAGGCAGGCCGCATCCTGGCCCTGCTGCACGCGGTGGGCACCCAGGAGCCCGGCGACCACGAGCAGCGCACGGACGCACGGACGCTGGCATGGCTGGACGGCGAGCACCGCATCGCCCCCGAGGTGGCCGAGCGCGTGCGAGCCGAGCTCGCGCACCCCGTGCCCCCGCGTCCGCTCGTCCCGACGCACGGCGACTGGCAGCCCCGCAACTGGCTCGTCGACGAGCACGGGCGGGTGTCCGTCATCGACTTCGGCCGGGCGGCCTGGCGGCCGGCCGCGACCGACCTCGGACGGCTGCACGCCCAGCAGTTCCGAGGCCGCCCCGACCTCGAGGCGGCCTTCCTCGACGGGTACGGCACGGACCCGCGCGAGCCGCGGTCGTGGCAGCGGGACCTGCTGCGCGAGGCCGTCGGGACGGCGGCGTGGGCGTACCTGGTCGGCGACGAGGCGTTCGAGCAGCAGGGGCACCGGATGATCGCGGACGCGCTCGCGGGCCTTCCCTGA
- a CDS encoding Nif3-like dinuclear metal center hexameric protein, translated as MTTTARQVAERIDAHVGVAPRTTTVDGFLAGDPDTVVQGVAVTIMATFDVLQRAAAQGLNLVITHEPLYFDHHGKSDAVLAAEGDPVYAAKAAFVAEHGLVVLHQHDAWHDREPDGILTGIARALGWLDAERAGDPGVYDLPATTLGELAAHVARSLDARALRYVGDPAAPVSTVGMQPGFQGFEYNRHLLARPDVDVIIIGEGHEWETGEYAADAVTAGVCAGVVVVGHTPSEQEGMAEYARWLTDLVPEVPVELVVADDHYRTVTP; from the coding sequence GTGACGACGACGGCGCGGCAGGTGGCGGAACGGATCGACGCGCACGTGGGGGTGGCGCCGCGCACGACGACCGTCGACGGCTTCCTCGCCGGCGACCCGGACACCGTCGTCCAGGGCGTCGCGGTGACGATCATGGCGACGTTCGACGTGCTGCAGCGCGCCGCGGCGCAGGGCCTGAACCTCGTCATCACGCACGAGCCGCTGTACTTCGACCACCACGGCAAGTCCGACGCGGTCCTCGCCGCGGAGGGTGACCCGGTGTACGCGGCGAAGGCCGCGTTCGTCGCCGAGCACGGGCTCGTCGTCCTGCACCAGCACGACGCCTGGCACGACCGCGAGCCGGACGGCATCCTGACCGGCATCGCGCGGGCCCTCGGCTGGCTCGACGCGGAGCGGGCGGGCGACCCCGGCGTCTACGACCTGCCCGCCACGACCCTCGGCGAGCTGGCCGCCCACGTGGCGCGCTCCCTCGACGCCCGCGCGCTGCGCTACGTCGGCGACCCCGCCGCGCCCGTCTCGACCGTCGGCATGCAGCCGGGGTTCCAGGGCTTCGAGTACAACCGCCACCTGCTCGCCCGGCCGGACGTCGACGTCATCATCATCGGCGAGGGCCACGAGTGGGAGACGGGCGAGTACGCGGCCGACGCGGTCACGGCAGGCGTCTGCGCGGGCGTCGTCGTCGTCGGGCACACGCCGTCCGAGCAGGAGGGCATGGCCGAGTACGCCCGCTGGCTGACGGACCTCGTGCCCGAGGTCCCGGTCGAGCTCGTCGTCGCGGACGACCACTACCGGACCGTTACGCCCTAG